In Nymphaea colorata isolate Beijing-Zhang1983 chromosome 13, ASM883128v2, whole genome shotgun sequence, one DNA window encodes the following:
- the LOC126410682 gene encoding disease resistance protein L6-like has translation MLMWEGSKLYPPVAIAELEHKFLISIDDEHGTFEMHDQIRDMGRNIVQQQTPVASRFWENNKTLQMLQRRKGTKKVEAIIFHRHDGQHNIPPLNTMSFRKMDELRILDTSCIRMEGSYQYLSKLLKFLRWWQCPLKSLPIINFDVMNIVVLDLTESIIEEFLGPSVTNTWFFCLLHSQEANYSQTFSQLKVLILKNCKNLKSTLNLG, from the exons ATGCTCATGTGGGAAGGTTCCAAACTTTACCCACCTGTTGCAATTGCAGAGTTGGAGCATAAATTCCTAATCAGCATAGATGACGAGCATGGCACATTtgaaatgcatgatcaaatacGAGACATGGGAAGAAATATTGTCCAACAGCAGACGCCAGTAGCAAGCAGGTTTTgggaaaataacaaaacattacAAATGCTACAACGAAGAAAG GGAACAAAGAAGGTTGAAGCCATTATTTTCCACCGTCACGACGGGCAGCATAATATTCCACCTTTGAACACGATGTCTTTTAGAAAGATGGATGAGCTGAGAATACTTGATACAAGCTGCATCAGGATGGAGGGCTCGTATCAGTATCTATCCAAATTGTTGAAGTTCCTGAGGTGGTGGCAGTGTCCATTGAAATCATTGCCGATCATCAACTTCGATGTCATGAACATTGTAGTGCTCGACCTGACAGAGAGCATCATAGAGGAGTTTCTAGGTCCAAGTGTGACTAACACGTGGTTTTTTTGTCTCCTTCACTCCCAAGAGGCGAACTACTCGCAGACGTTCAGCCAATTGAAAGTCCTTATTCTCAAGAATTGCAAGAACCTCAAGAGCACCCTCAATTTAGGCTGA